In the Cydia fagiglandana chromosome 5, ilCydFagi1.1, whole genome shotgun sequence genome, one interval contains:
- the LOC134664418 gene encoding uncharacterized protein LOC134664418 isoform X10 — protein sequence MPEKPKRRKPNKNQRNRNKNKQEQNKNNNVESVLSSESCSADVENKETCSTLNETKPEITIPLNEKETIKDEKSSKNTSDNELSTNQDLNSNSTELPDLNTVDSMKLTVDSATNDPQYVVESPEQSLKGKPKLNANVKSKSLDNEEATKIVEITEECGLQSDDESTLHLIDSSSVLVSDVESDIEWEKTDDLEEGPMVSRDLTKPLTTCDIPITFTPSEQSRTLTPEEEESLRNCLQNLPLTNSTYDSSEVIVQTVQVVNHGVKHRLRKKASADDFIFNRLGPPRTLDVIDEEGSGESSKSSRRQSYLSERKNVNDDLDDDVFEDKTKTNKFVTKMNHNKFGRQIQQQCMLLDTKLKEPEISEARGDWSVSNVEKMTGAEIVYLTDTSSSTSSIYDNSEDGDDGVETDASVRMITPTIEVTDTETLLKETFAASQEASTQNIPRVIEIPTEVKQGDDNQSVLNSHEIVVLSTDEIKTNLTVKDVESDSNVNTTCDTNNTNISSSQSQKSNNGYDLEMKVLKCELNDAINTLIKEVSSDTESSEKNGKEILNRQDSSSSVGSSQCTAKYNPTYSSLNDVSNIVHDDMSELPINIQHTIETSNSSHVNDVFEYVTGNASQYKKGTVDEPSTLKDLCVQKIAAFPYGDKILEELASASKRLQNITIYSQNSNSETKTTAIGSQRIPQFQSKENMPYYPLPDVSSIEKVTLSSKDNDHNPPPVQPRNSSLKLSQDENHWVGVPTETEPVYVCLSPSQKMLMEKTNTVITKEDASQLVDMHKKYVDRRGYNEYYDKEFRKENQRPDNGPVVPFKSQTGSRLLALIRDPAVTDNMNSMKSKNQLKILDQIESIDKKSQTMLKKQDQYNSARNFTSNLKPVPPPRTRKFSSSIYESDESSDFTDSSFRSFKNERKSFHYSTGNLSKEIENDISSIQNMHRYYTDFRDQFKDQSAPRRPSLPKDLCDQQMEYIRQKEKEVEAEIRRLENEKLSFPVQVKQRPRAPLISEAEVYNEQITRSSSHSMLLKKDSEIKLSALKSPKVPEKPDKGKLSVFSSSQEELLREKMYSEYVNQMAEREERKQQKVIKITNNSKPVASTSENPFSKSMSALDFLDSKVNNRIEKEFIWKARERWNKLGIKDPETEDERDENNKDVYKEPKVIEHKIKVIEGGEEKDVKKLPSHLQDFVRFTVKDTDQGKSSPETVMIAPRFKARSTSPGIIVIGVEARRADAAARARAGRALAGRAAAAAAATASVDPGRFAPDAKEVLQACAL from the coding sequence ATGCCTGAAAAACCTAAACGACGTAAGCCAAATAAAAATCAACGCAATAGGAATAAAAACAAAcaagaacaaaataaaaataacaatgtaGAAAGCGTTTTGAGCTCTGAATCATGTAGTGCTGATGTTGAAAACAAAGAAACTTGTTCAACACTTAATGAAACCAAACCTGAAATTACAATACCTTTAAATGAGAAGGAGACAATAAAAGATGAAAAAAGTTCTAAGAATACTTCCGACAATGAGTTAAGCACGAATCAAGATTTGAATAGCAATAGTACTGAATTGCCGGACTTAAACACTGTCGACAGCATGAAACTCACAGTGGATAGCGCTACTAATGACCCGCAATACGTCGTGGAATCTCCTGAGCAGTCACTTAAAGGCAAACCCAAATTAAACGCAAATGTAAAAAGCAAGAGCTTGGATAATGAGGAAGCTACAAAAATTGTTGAGATAACCGAAGAATGTGGCTTACAGTCTGACGATGAAAGTACATTACATTTAATTGATAGCAGTAGTGTTTTAGTATCTGATGTTGAGTCGGATATAGAATGGGAAAAGACAGATGATTTAGAAGAAGGCCCGATGGTTTCTCGTGATTTAACTAAACCTTTAACAACTTGTGATATTCCTATTACATTTACACCAAGTGAACAAAGCAGGACGTTGACCCCTGAAGAAGAAGAATCTTTGCGCAACTGTTTACAAAATCTTCCACTAACTAATTCAACTTATGATTCATCTGAAGTTATTGTTCAAACCGTACAAGTTGTAAATCATGGAGTTAAGCATAGACTACGCAAAAAAGCATCTGCTGATGACTTTATATTTAATAGACTGGGTCCTCCAAGGACACTAGACGTGATTGATGAAGAAGGAAGTGGCGAGTCGTCAAAAAGCTCAAGGCGCCAATCATATTTAAGCGAAAGAAAAAATGTTAATGACGATTTAGACGATGATGTATTTGAAGATAAGACAAAAACGAATAAGTTTGTTACTAAAATGAATCACAATAAGTTTGGAAGGCAAATTCAACAACAATGCATGCTTCTTGATACCAAGTTAAAAGAACCGGAAATCAGTGAAGCACGAGGAGACtggtcagtgtcaaatgtggaAAAAATGACTGGAGCTGAAATTGTATATTTAACGGATACGTCGAGTAGCACAAGTTCAATTTATGACAATAGTGAAGACGGGGATGACGGAGTTGAGACAGATGCTTCAGTCAGAATGATAACGCCAACCATTGAAGTAACTGATACCGAGACCTTGCTTAAGGAAACATTTGCTGCAAGTCAAGAAGCGTCCACGCAAAACATCCCTCGAGTAATTGAAATACCAACAGAAGTCAAACAAGGAGACGACAACCAGTCAGTTCTTAACTCTCATGAAATAGTAGTCTTATCCACTGATGAGATAAAGACTAATTTAACTGTCAAAGACGTTGAGTCTGATAGTAATGTAAATACAACGTGTGATACCAACAATACTAATATCAGTAGCTCACAATCACAAAAATCAAATAACGGATACGACCTAGAAATGAAAGTTTTAAAATGCGAATTAAATGATGCTATAAATACTTTAATAAAGGAAGTTTCGTCCGATACTGAATCCTCCGAAAAAAATGGAAAAGAAATCTTAAATAGACAAGATTCTTCTAGCAGTGTTGGTTCCTCCCAATGCACGGCCAAATACAACCCCACTTATTCATCCCTTAACGATGTCTCTAACATTGTGCATGATGACATGAGCGAACTCCCCATCAATATTCAACACACAATTGAAACTAGTAATTCAAGTCATGTAAACGATGTTTTTGAATATGTTACAGGGAACGCCTCACAATATAAAAAAGGAACTGTAGACGAGCCATCCACATTGAAAGATCTATGTGTACAAAAAATTGCAGCTTTTCCTTATGGTGATAAAATACTAGAAGAATTGGCATCAGCATCAAAACGACTCCAAAATATAACAATTTATAGTCAGAACTCTAACAGTGAAACCAAAACGACTGCGATTGGATCACAAAGAATTCCACAGTTTCAATCTAAAGAAAATATGCCTTATTATCCTTTGCCTGATGTTTCATCTATTGAAAAGGTAACATTATCTTCTAAGGATAATGATCATAATCCACCTCCAGTGCAACCTCGCAATTCCTCATTGAAATTGTCTCAAGATGAAAATCATTGGGTAGGGGTGCCAACAGAAACGGAACCTGTTTATGTTTGCTTATCACCATCTCAAAAAATGTTAATGGAAAAAACAAATACAGTTATAACTAAAGAAGATGCTAGTCAACTTGTTGATATGCATAAAAAGTATGTTGATAGAAGAGGTTATAACGAATATTATGACAAAGAGTTCAGAAAAGAAAACCAGCGACCAGATAACGGTCCCGTAGTGCCATTCAAATCCCAAACTGGGTCTCGGTTACTGGCGTTGATACGTGACCCAGCTGTCACTGATAATATGAATTCTATGAAATCGAAGAATCAACTTAAAATATTAGACCAAATAGAAAGTATTGACAAAAAATCACAAACCATGCTTAAAAAACAAGACCAATACAATTCGGCTAGAAATTTTACAAGCAACTTAAAACCTGTTCCTCCCCCTAGAACCCGTAAATTTTCGTCATCAATATATGAAAGCGACGAAAGTTCTGATTTTACAGATAGCTCAtttcgctcttttaaaaatgagAGAAAATCATTTCACTACTCAACTGGTAATTTAAGTAAAGAAATTGAAAATGATATATCTTCAATTCAAAATATGCATCGATATTACACAGATTTTAGAGATCAGTTCAAAGACCAAAGTGCTCCAAGAAGACCGTCTTTGCCCAAAGATTTGTGTGACCAGCAAATGGAATATATACGACAAAAAGAAAAAGAAGTAGAAGCTGAAATACGTCGACTTGAAAATGAAAAGCTTAGTTTCCCTGTACAGGTGAAACAACGGCCCAGGGCTCCGCTAATATCAGAAGCCGAAGTCTATAACGAACAAATTACCCGTTCTAGTAGTCACAGCATGCTTCTTAAAAAAGATTCGGAGATAAAACTGTCTGCTCTTAAATCGCCAAAAGTACCAGAAAAACCAGATAAAGGAAAGTTGTCTGTTTTCAGCAGTAGTCAAGAAGAACTACTACGTGAGAAAATGTATTCAGAGTATGTCAATCAAATGGCTGAACGCGAAGAAAGGAAGCaacaaaaagtaataaaaataaccaACAATAGTAAACCTGTGGCATCTACTTCGGAAAACCCTTTTTCTAAAAGTATGTCAGCCTTAGATTTTCTTGAttctaaagtaaataatagaatcGAAAAAGAATTTATTTGGAAAGCAAGAGAAAGGTGGAACAAATTAGGTATTAAAGATCCCGAAACAGAGGATGAGAGAGATGAGAATAATAAAGATGTTTATAAAGAACCAAAAGTAATTGAGCACAAAATTAAAGTTATAGAAGGAGGTGAAGAAAAAGATGTCAAGAAGTTGCCTAGCCATCTGCAAGACTTCGTTCGTTTCACTGTGAAGGACACCGATCAGGGGAAAAGCAGTCCGG